The DNA segment TAATTCCCGCCATATTGGTTGAATTCTCAACTCTGAATCCGAAGCAAGATGCAGACTAAATTCATTGCCGTCCAGTGTTTTCAATGCTTCACTATGCAGGCAAGATTTTTTATCTGCTATATTTGCTTGAAATTTGTGCGTTTATGTTATATGAATTGGTTGCATTACCCCGTTCTCGCTGCAGGTGAAGCAGGCCAAAAAGAGCAGCAACAAATGGGTATGCGTCGTGTGCAACCAGAAGCAATCCGTTCGCCGTGTGTTCTCCGAAGATTATATGGCCAAAAACATCCGGCAGTTCGTCCAGAAATTCAACATGTCCCGCCAATCATCGGATCGAAAAGAATTAGCCCTCGAAGAAGGAGAGGATATCTTTGAGAAGGAGGTATTTTCCGCTATGGAAgatcagaagaagaagaggactGACTGGACTGAGTATGTTGAGTATGATCGGGAAGATTGCTCCAAAAGATTTGAGAAATGTGAGGGCAAAAAAGGTGTTTATATTGTTATTTTAATCAGAGTTTGAGTCCATGTGGGAATGGGGACGATCTTGGCTTAGATGCCAAGAAAATCAAATGTTTTGCTTGTAAAATGTAATCTTTGTTCCCACCCGATATACATCCAATTGCACTTATCACTTACGATCGGTGGGTCTGTTTGATAATAATTGATTATTGTATCATTTTGCTGTGATTGAAAGGTGCAGATTCTGGGGATGATACATTTGATGAGGCGAGGGTTGTAACAGAGATCCCCAAACCAGTGCTTAAAAAGCCAAAATTGAAGGATTATGCTGCTGGGATTAGGAATGGCAAAAATCTTCTGACACCAGTGTTTCCAAATAGAAGTAAAGACAAAAGGCCGAAAAATGCTCTATATGAAGGTGAATTCAATCACTAACTGGAACATTGGATGCTTTGCTCTTTCGTTGAATGATACATTAATTATGAATAACTTGTTTTTAAGAGATTttgatcatttatttattttactttttttatCTTGAATGCATGAATTGCTGCTGTATATGGAACATTTTTTCAAACAGTGTTCAAGTCTGATTCATCTATCTTGTATTTGAGCTACCTTTTAACATTTAAAAGACCTAAAATTGGTGATTACATATTGAAAGATCAACTTGAGGATTATCGTCGGTTCAACATTGATATGTTACTACCTACAAGTATTTATGTGATAGGCCGGTTTATGAACAAGCCACCACATTCTAATCAGTTAGTTTGCACATTGAGCCCGCAAGAAATTTTAGGGAGATGCTGATATTTGAGATAGTGTGACATCTTATATACTATTTTTCACTAGGTGATGCTGATTTCCTAATGTTTGACCACATAATTTATACTATGTTTCATATGAAATATCGTTCTTGGTTGAGTAGGACCTTCTGTTGCCATTGAAATTTGGAATTCGTTGATGTTTTTGCTGCTTGTTTGGAGCAGCATTTTATCTGAATCCAATCATGAAAGGGTTTCCTAGAGCCCCACAGTAAAAAAGCacaaaattgaatgaaattaaTCGGAAGATGAGTATGCACCTACTCTTTCTGAAAAAGATTTCATAGTTCTATGATTACGGTCAGCAGCCTCATGGGCAATCCCAGTTCCGAAACCTAATTCCCAAGAGTGTTAAGTTTATTTGGATTGTAGATAATCAAACTAGTTTATGCAGATATGCAGCAGAGGCAAAGTATTTGTTCCGATGAGGAGGAACAAATTGTGTTACATCAAGAAACCCTAGCTTCTAAACAAAACAGCCTCATGATACAAAGTCTAGATGACAAAGACGATTTAGCAAAGAAAACTTTTGTATCAACTTCCAAGGAGAATGATTACAAAACACTATGGGAGCAAGAAAATACTTCCGACggacaattaaatcatacaagaACAGCAGCAAATGGGCCAGTGTCAAAGTGGAGTAGCTACATAACTAAAGAAGATGATGCTGACTTTTCAGATTAGAGGGAGTGGAGACTCAAGCGATCAGATCTCTAGTCACTCAAGAAACCAATTAACAGAGTATAGTCAATGAAGATGAAGCCCAAATCGAATTCTTGGAGGGGCCACTTTTGCATGTTTAAGTTCCTTGATTGCTACTTTATGTCTGTTCGCTTTGTCATCAGAATATAATGCAGCTGTATATATATGACATTTTCTGGTTCCACCTGCTGCTGAATCGCGGTTCTTAAACTGTGATCATGTTTACATCTTGCTATCTGTGTACGGATTACATAGGATTTGTTAAGATCATGCTACATTGATCAAAGAATTAATATGCCGACCAAAATGATCTGATCAGCAATCTCTGTTATTTTGTACAATTCTTTTGAAACTGTGATGTTGAATAattaaacaattttattttacaattattttaataatattagattGCGTATCATATGTTGGTATTGGAAATTCTTATTATGGAGAAAGAATGATGTGCCTGTGAGGCTGCAAGATGTATTGGACCTCGGATATCTCAGATTTGTTCATATAGAAGGTTAGACagcattattttattttatgttgtaTTTTGAcatattattatgattttttttaaaagcagttttgaGTTATGCAAAATTCCATTTACATAAATCTCACTATTTCTCGGGGACCATGGGAAAATTTCAtataaatccaaaataataatttttttgttcaagttatttttaatataatgaaCTTTTAAGGTGAAACACAATTAAGTATGGTTTTctgaatttaaaaattttctgaCAATTATACAGTATTTTTCTCCTAGTGTGTTTGTATTgtagaattttaatttaaattcaaacCGATAATTTTAATTCGGTTCGAATCCAAGCATAACCATAATTAGGGATGTAAACGAATCGAATGGTTCGCGAGCTATTCGGAGCTCGACTCGGTAGAAAGCTCGTTCGAGCTCGTTCAGTGAGCttatcgagccgagctcgagcttgATTTTGAGCTCGACAATTTTCACGAGCCGAACTTGAGCTTAAGGATGTTCGGCTCGTGAGCTCGTGAACATGTTTGTCAATAGGCTCGAGAGcccgagctcgagctcggctcgtttaggagGCTTGCTAGTatgggctcgagctcggctcgtttaggagGCTCGCGAGCTCCAGCTTGGGCTTGGCTCGTTTCGGAGGCTCACGAATATGTTCATTTAATTTATGTGACTTTATCTAGTTTGAGCTTGAGtggacaaataaaaaatattaatttaatgcaaATGACATGATTAGAACATAATACTTTGTTGAAATAAAGATGAATTTACAATATATAAGATGTAGCcacaatttgtattttttattttaactttaaaattattgtattaaaattctcttaaaaacacaataaataaaatatttatatgtgcAATATTACTAATGAATGGCAATTCaatcaatatatttttaaagaactgaaataacaatt comes from the Henckelia pumila isolate YLH828 chromosome 1, ASM3356847v2, whole genome shotgun sequence genome and includes:
- the LOC140876460 gene encoding uncharacterized protein, which codes for MQTKFIAVQCFQCFTMQVKQAKKSSNKWVCVVCNQKQSVRRVFSEDYMAKNIRQFVQKFNMSRQSSDRKELALEEGEDIFEKEVFSAMEDQKKKRTDWTEYVEYDREDCSKRFEKCADSGDDTFDEARVVTEIPKPVLKKPKLKDYAAGIRNGKNLLTPVFPNRSKDKRPKNALYEDMQQRQSICSDEEEQIVLHQETLASKQNSLMIQSLDDKDDLAKKTFVSTSKENDYKTLWEQENTSDGQLNHTRTAANGPVSKWSSYITKEDDADFSD